From a region of the Tenggerimyces flavus genome:
- a CDS encoding TetR/AcrR family transcriptional regulator codes for MATRPRRAPSAEERGRAAEQTREAILRAALAEFGTKGFAGARTASIAERAGVNQQLISYYFGGKQGVLNELRARWRSAEAARGEQSESYASSVSTYLDVVLDDPDWSRLVVWNALGDEAPDSQLVAGLRSAVERMAQRQRDGEVTDAIDPAFLLLLSYAVTFAPIALPQHVQGISGLDPRSPEFRRWCAEQLVRLVTP; via the coding sequence ATGGCGACTCGTCCCCGACGCGCGCCGTCCGCCGAAGAGCGCGGGCGAGCGGCCGAGCAGACCCGCGAGGCGATCCTGCGAGCAGCGCTTGCGGAGTTCGGCACGAAGGGCTTCGCCGGCGCGCGTACGGCGTCGATCGCCGAACGTGCCGGTGTCAACCAGCAGTTGATCTCGTACTACTTCGGCGGGAAGCAGGGGGTGCTGAACGAGCTCCGTGCGCGCTGGCGTTCGGCGGAAGCCGCCCGCGGTGAGCAGAGCGAGAGCTACGCCTCGTCGGTCTCGACGTACCTCGACGTCGTGCTGGACGACCCGGACTGGTCGCGGCTCGTCGTGTGGAACGCGCTGGGCGACGAAGCGCCGGACTCGCAGCTCGTCGCGGGGCTGCGTTCCGCGGTCGAACGGATGGCCCAACGGCAGCGGGACGGCGAGGTCACCGACGCGATCGACCCGGCATTCCTGTTGTTGCTGTCCTATGCGGTCACGTTCGCACCGATCGCGCTTCCCCAACACGTGCAGGGGATCTCTGGTCTCGATCCGCGGTCGCCGGAGTTCCGGCGGTGGTGTGCCGAGCAGCTCGTGCGGCTGGTCACTCCTTGA